In the genome of Mangifera indica cultivar Alphonso chromosome 9, CATAS_Mindica_2.1, whole genome shotgun sequence, the window TTATAGAAATCCTATAAACATATTATGTGGCTATTTTGAAAATACCCATAAAGCTGATATTAATTTGactaaaaatacaaataaaggggatgatattatcataatattgaataattttattaaaagatttgatAATTCTTATCTATTAAAACTGTTAGTCGATAGTTTAGTATAATATATAGGTGCATATTGTAAGCTTGTTCTCCGGCCCAACTTATACGCATCAATTTGCTTTGTAATTTACATCTGATTCTCAGAGGTTTCGTTAGAAGCATTATCAGGAGAGATGATTTGAGGTGAAGGAATTGATGACCTTGGAAAAGTTGCGGCAATTATTGGTACAAGTCTTCTTTTACTTTTCAATGAAAATCAAGTTAGTCACTTTAATGATCAACTAGGGTTAACATTCAATTCTAAGTTTTCGAACTTATCATGACTACCTTAGGGAAGCATTGCCATGTTAACTTTTCCAATTCATCAAGCAATTTCTGTAAACGGGTCATGTTTAATACCTGCAAAGCAAAAGGTAAACTACTTCCAGAGAAAAGAGCCATTTCAACATCCctcattttttgtgttttacatctctcataaaataaatttgccATTTCCAtcttttaggtatttaaatgtCGTCCATCTTATCTTTATAAGAACCTAATTCCTAAAAGGTCGAGAGACTTATTCTGACCTAAGGTATTTTGAAATCTCACACACAAacctgttaatttttaaaaactcaaatatctacttatCACTTTACTTtcgttataattttttgttatggttaagagtaaaatcattattttatcagtaatattaaaaaatatattttttttttttatttttttctaaattttgaaaactgacaattttactttattttcaaaaccttttcaattttgaaaattaactttatatttGTTTCATACAAACATAACAACAACATAATTAGTATTAAGTTATACCTAAATTGATCTTACTGataacatattttgaatataattaaataaaaatgaaagataattgAAGTGAAAGGAaaagttgaaagaaaaattatattattgaaataaagaaTTGAGAGATGAGTAAGAGTTGATGTAAAACGGATTATCAAATTACAAAAGGAGAGGGTATTTATAAGCATTATTTACCACCCTATAAGCCCAAAAATTTGACTCTTTTATAAATGCATTCACACTTGAAGTCATAAAATGATGCTTAACTAATAAATAAGATGcccaattttctttcattttaacaGGTGGAAAGATATTATTTCATAATAGGTACCTTTTTATCggactaattaattattttcttgttcGCCTTTTGGCATTTTCTAAATATACtctcttaattattaaaaaaaaattacttgtgaCTATTGAGTGTAAGTTAAACATATCTTCAATTCACCCCAACCCAAAACTTCTAAAAGATGTatctatcaaataataaaattatgtgtatctactttttttaaataattagatatatattttatatgtgttatcatatgattaaataattttgaattaaaaataaaataacattcaatcatgtgataatacatataaatatatatttatttatatatttaaaattaataccataatattgctcattatCACATACCACAGTGTATTATTTcctttaggccaaaggactatttcccacccaaagtatgcgcatTTTTTAAGCTtccccccgttaactttgaaaatctcatttaaccatgcgctattaaaattaactgggtccgttaattatatcattttctcttcctaaaccctaaaaactaataatttcactcctAAGAGAGTCGTAGGAAGGAGACCGCGTCAGAGAGGAAAAGGCATCCCTTGCAGGtcatcggagaggaagaaacgacgtcggaaaattgaatctaaaaaattgaaaaccttaggggggaaaatgttgttttctaaaacttgggttggggaaaattattagtttttagggtttagggaggaAAATTGTAATGCCCttaggtatgttccaggggtatttatgtcttttgactttatttagagatatttctcattttaagtacatatatttgttttacatgtatatgtgtgtttatatatgtatatatatatgtatatgtatatatatatgtatatatatatatatatatatatatatatatatatatatatatacctaaagaaaaagaaaaaaaaaaaaaaaaggaaaaagacaaagagaaaaagagaaagagataaggctttatagagaagacttttcatcattttcgtccatattccagcagcctccagcagccaccattcttcatgttttcctttgctttcttgaagaaaaaggaaggatttgaaggagttggaagataagaaaagaaaaaaaaaaaaaaaaagcaccttggaagctttggtaaccaaagatctccttcctttccctttcatctatgtttatatgcatgttatgtaaatgtgttagtgtgttttggtattaatttaaagtgatcttggtgataaagaaaacaaaacaaggagaaggaagccaacttacaaagatttggcttaaaacaaggtaagagaatcatctttgatatgttgcatgttttaggcttttgattccttagatctatgttataaatgatgattttgaagttgagagatgtggttttgtcatttgggatgtctatgtgtatGATCTTGtgcatggcagaaagttgcataatatttacagtttttgccactgagttcgtcccatgttttggctgccttatatatggaattatgagtgctattatatcttgttggaaagctctttgaatcctctttccaatgatatatatcttgtatgaattagagatcatttggattgttaaagattgtataaaccgaaaggactgttttactaaataaacagaggaggcagttttgtcactgagtttatctcacgttttgactgccttatatatggaattatgagtgctattatatcttgttggaaagctctttgaatcctctttccaatgatatatagcttgtatgaattagagatcatttggattgttaaagattgtataaaccgaaaggactgttttactaaataaacagaggagacagttttgtcactgagtttatctcacgttttgactgtcttatctatagaattatgagtgctattatatcttgttggaaagattttttaattatcttttcagtgatatatagcttgtatgaattggggatcatgtgaattgttaaatattgcatgaaacacaaggactgctttatcaaataaacaggggaggcagtttttgccactgaatttatctgttgttttgactgcctgcttgaatgaattatgagtgctattatagcttgttagaaagctatttgaatcctattttcaacgatatatagcttgtatgaattaggaaccgtttggactgtgaaattgtatgaaaaagaaggctgccctgtcaaatgaacagggctgtaaacagtatttcacagtttggaaaggaaaaaaagaaagaaaagaaagaaaagaaagaaaagaaaggaaaggaaaagaaaagaaaggaaaggaaaaaaaaaagaaaagaaaaaaaagtaagaaaaggttgggactcaagattcaagggtcgtcttAAGAGTAAtatctggtgagttatgaataaatttagatggaagcgaaattagtaagatataagactcgcatgcatgctataaactatgagggggcactttacactacaccgcccgtagtagggcacgtccgcagtaggacacgtccgtagtaagacatagacccctagtagggtccgctcgcagcagagctcaattcagattcagaaatagtgtagtgaaagaaaaaagagcttgagcttagaaaagtgccaaatccctatagttagcttccagaaagtattaaatagacaccagatgggacaaagtatgacccaaatagtaaagagtgaattAAATTACcctctcaatctcttatagaggttaggatgtgaggttgagtctcaaaagtgagttagaacaggaaaaaaaggatagtttacttaatttttccccttactgagtgtttttatcactcactcccttttctttcctgattgcaggtacaggtgatcgaggtagctacgaggcagggccaggtcagcgtaggtagatccggctggggcaggttatctctggttcctattacatgcatacagtggcatgttcttatcgacttttgacgtTTTGATATTATGGTAcggttacatatgattactccctgttttcagatactttatatgagtatatacatcttttgttcgcttctagattttcagttttcttgaaatacttcctaaacacttttaaagatgcgtttattttaaagtattttaaaaaaagaaaaaaaaatagacgctatgaatattaattcgtaacatttctccttcgatgggtagtacttctagggagggatgttacaaaaattaaatcaaatttaagcttatttttaatattacagacaatatgatgattttacccttgaaactaTTAGTTTTAACCATCCATAGGtgggattttcaaaattaacggggggaattttatgaaaatagcataccttgggtgggaaatagtcctttggcctttcctttattcaattttttaaaaaatatcacaacacaaattactaaaattatgaatctaatTTTTCAACAGACTCAAACCTCATTGTTGAATTTCCCCTTTGCTTTTACCCCTGAGCTTCAAATCCAATGCAGCATTTAAGAACTGATCCATGGCTTCAATAGCAGACCCTTTAGAATTTTCCTCATCTTTGATTGCATTGTTGATTATCTCCTTAACTTCCAGTGTTTTCTCTCTCATTTCCGTTCCTTTCTCACTTTCATTCATCACCAACTCAATTTTTGCCACTATATCTTCATGAAAAACCTCACAACTCTTCCCTCTAGCAACCTCCACACAAACTCCAATCATGTCTTCCAacaattttacattataaaactGCTCTGCTGCCATCGGCCACCCAATCATCGGCACACCATGGCTCAGTGATTCAAGCACAGAGTTCCATCCACAATGACTCAAAAATGCTGATACAGATTTATGACATAAAATCTCCACCTGGGGTGCCCATTTTTGCACTAAGAGCCCACGTCCTGAGCCTCTGATTCTTTCTTCGAATCCTTCAGGCAACCACTCATTTGCTCTAAATTCAGAGTTTATGTCAAACCCTAATGGTGGCCTAACAGCCCATATGAAATTCTTCCCACTAGCCTCTAAAGCCATTGCCAATTGCATCATTTGTGATGGAGCAATTGTGTTCTGTGAACCAAATGAAACATAGAGAACTGAGCACTCAGGTTTCTTATCAAGCCAATTTTTACACTCCTCTTCGGAGATTCCAAAATCTCTTTTGCTTTGGGCTTGGCTTCCAGGAGTCAAAAGGAGGGGGCCAACTGACCAAACCTGTCGACCAAACTTTCTCCTAAAATACGTAAGTCCAAGCTTGTCAATCCCCTCTACCGTGTTGAACAATATTCCATCAGCTTTACTCCATTGAGAAAGCGCCTTTCTCATAAAGCTTGAAAGTGAATCACTACCATCCGCATATCTCAAAACATCTGTCATTTGAGTAACATGAAATCTAGGAGCTTCAGGAAAATCCGGCAATACAAACTCTTCAGAATCTGTATTCCGATGAGGTAAGTTTAGCCACAGGGAGTAGTAACAAGCATAGCCAAAACCACCACCGGAAATAAATATAGCATGAAAGACACCAAACTCTTGTGCTATCTCTTCACACCATCCTAAGAACAAGTCTGAGATGATACAAACTGGTATTTGTCCATTTTGCTGATGGATAATATTAGAGATAAGTTTCCTGAAATCGGGTTTCAATGACAAAGAAGCCTGAAAGAAATTAAGAATTAGATGATAAGGAAGAGAATTCATGTTTTCGGAATTAGGAGGGAGGCCATAATCTGAGCTATTAAAAGGGAGTTCGAGGAGATGAATGGAGGAGTTAGAAGGGATGGATGATCTgagttttttgatatttaaagGTGTGTTAACAAAAGCTATGGtgtatttgtttgttttctctATCCGAAGGGCTAAAGCTAGGAAAGGGTTTATATGGCCCTGTGCCATGAAAGGAAACATTACTATCATCTCTTTTGTTTGCGACATAGTTGAGTTGAAGATCAAAGTGGATAAACTGATGGATGAGAGGCGTATAATAAGCTTAATGAACGACTGTGAAGCCCGAGCAGAGGATAAAGTGGCGCTTTTGGTGGGCTGTGcttaaaatctaaattattgGTTTTCACATAATGGTCCGGCTCGCTCAAATTGTTCTAGTCGGGCCGATCTTGATGTGGCCAGCTGGGCTTACATATCATATCGGGTTAAGGATTTTTACCATGCTAACCTGACAACAATTCAAAATTTGGGGCATGAcaacaattttttcaattgtCTCAATCTCAATTGTTCGTAATCAATTtttgattttctaatttttagaatattatctattattatttctatttcattcatatataaaatgaatataaaattaaacgaATTTGATCCATTCGGTCATTTTGATTAAACACCTTTGTCTTTGTTTGTAGATGAAAAATTTGAGAGTTAATAGTAAACAAGTATAGAACCCTCAacgttaaaaaaagaaaacaaaaatcaataatatgaaATCATGTTGATCAGACTGAAGAAACAATAGTGATAAATTAGTTCGAAGGGTATTGTGCAAGCACTGTAATAGACATTTGACTTGTGCAAGTTCGAGAGCTACCAAACATCTTTGTCGACATATAATAGagcattataaaaaaattcctcAAAACTTAAGAGAGCAACAACAAATTGTCTTCAATAGATCAATATCAATGTGTATATCTTCTTCAAGTAATCTAGTTGCACCCGATTTTGTCACGAGAGAAATGCCTAATTTCACATACAATCATTAGGTTATGTGCAACTACATAGTAAGATACTTTATCACTTCTAACCAACAttttttttagggaaattataataaaaggccaaaattaaaggggtttaagcgaaattgtctaaaacaatcaggttaaaagaaaaatgtccaacttttgtgaaatgaccaaactgtccctatatataaacaaggaaaattttcatatttcccACGGTAAACTTCCATGGTTCACtgtgcaaatccaaagaaaaatcgTGCTCTTTCCACTATCCCACGGTCAAACAGATTTTCGACGATTTTCGTGTTTTTCGACGACCGAAAATggtaaagaaggttagtatatctttcataatcttgtttgaatcaagttattattcatattattgagatttgagtgagattttgcagtttgaaactttagggtttcgattttgaacaatgcttaaaatgttttgattcttggttgttttcgttgaatttgttgaggggtttttttgttatagcctatgtagatttgatttgtgttgaaattgaaggCCGAAATGACGaatttttggccgaaaaatgCGTCCGAAGTAATCGGCAGTCCGACCATGGGAACAGTGTACCCCACAGTCATGACGAATACTCCCATGGCCAGGAGACATTGACCGTAGGTTAAGGGGTTACgtagtttttttaaaacattagggagctAGCCGTCAGAGATTAGTCCACGACTggcgtttctgaaatttgccatgtgACAGTCGGCTACTGTCGTGAATACCTTGGGTTAGgggaaaaatttacttttttgaaactgtagGAGCGCTAATAGATTCGAAAATTACTGAGaaggcaagggataaatattagacttgtttgcaataaaaattttcttaatggctaaattgatatttttcacatccaGGGTTTCTCAacgtatagttttcgaattttatatccattttttctgttttagggtattttaatatgtaattttttaatttgaaattcgatttttctatttttgtgtcTTTTGGATACATTTTACGttgtaatgacgtaatttcactaaatatttcagttttctcgtttataggatatatcgactcgtgttTTTGaattcagtttcgtttttctaaatttcgccgttttatgatatatcgactcgtatttttcagattttcgaactatttttttaaattactgacattcttacgtatttcaactgatagagttcgaatttcaattatgttttttatgggatttcaatgtatagaattcgaatttcattttcgttttttcaaatttcgccgttttatgatatatcgattcgtattttctaaatttctaaacgatttttcgattgttgttattctagggtatttcaacgtttagaattcgaatttcaattctgtttttttaaatttcaccgttttaggatatatctacttgtaatttgaggattttcgaatgatttttcgattattgacattttaagatatttcaaagtatagaattcgaatttcagttccgttttttcgatttttatcCTTTCAGggtatatcgattcatattttaatattttcgattgatttttcgattgttaacattctatggtatttcaacgtatagaattcgaattttatttctatttttgacagatttcaccattttaggatatatcgacttatgctttccagattttcgaatgatttttttattgttgacactctagggtatttcaacgttcagaatttgaatttcagtttcattttttgatatgcgctctttcaggatatatcaactcgtatttctcagattttcaaacgatttttttattattggccttttaaggtatttcaacgtttagagttcgaatttcaattttattttttcgatttgtgctctttcaggatatatcgactcgtatttttcagattttcaaacgatttttttataattgatcttttagggtatttcaacgtttagagttcaaattttagtttcgttttttcgaattttagcgttttaggatatatcgactcttattttgaagatttccgaatgattttttgattattaacattttaaggtatttcaaaatatagaattcgaatttcagtttcattttttcaattttcatccttttttgatataacatttcatttttcagattttcaactgattttttattgttaacattctatggtatatcaacgtttagaattcgaattttattttcgttttttcgaatttcaccattttaggatatatcgattcgtattttccagatttttgaatgatttttcgtttattgacattctagggtatttcaacttttagaattcgaattttagtttcatttttctgGTTTATGCTCTTTTAGAATATATTGactcataatttttaagatttctgaacgattttttgattattgacattctagggcatttcaacgtataaaatttgaatttcagttccgtttttttattttcacctttttaagatactgaaatcttattttttaaattttgtcatttcctttttgattgttttctattttttatctttctatgtttttttccttactacatttgtttacatatttgctttttatgaatgtcttacgaatttttgaaatttttacaggatatttctcgcaaaagaaaacatgttgaaggcgagctgcgaatccccgatgagtcTAGACACTTCTTGACAGAtgtgatatgtcgtgcacagcgcACTGCATTATCTAAGATCACTTCTACACTGACCCTGGATCAGCtatgactatttgagaggacatgtttcgggcaTCTCTTttgtttacccgaaaccaaattatccaagatattggttcatgcatttctccTATGATAGCTACATCGGCCCTCTACCAAAGACGAGTTTTGATTTAGGGTTAGCGGGGTTcatgtgagatttagcccgtttgagtttgctctAATGACAGGCCTTTCGTTTAGTCGACGCACtgatatttcttcatatatttcttGCTCCTCCAGACATAGGATCAGGGATACGTACTTTCGAGGTTGTCCGAAGGTGTAGTATCATGATATGAGTGTGTTTTCTTGTTGAGGCCATGGGGGATGATGATATTAACGTCATCAATATGGCCTTGCTAtatattcttcacatggttttcttaaggaatgatcgacgaaagaaggtgtttACAGAATACTTACAGTTAATTGATCATCTGGAcaggtttaattcctacccccgGGGCGTTGTCATATGGCAGATGACGTACGaatctatgtcacaggcgagtgacagAGTGTGTTCTGGATAGATGCCTAAATGCTTAAATACGACATCTAcagatttcctttcgcatttcaggtaaattttaatttattgattatatatattaattggcaaaaatatgaattgatttatttaaatcgtaaatgattatattgtagtattggatatatgagacacaTGACACCTTGTACGATTGGGTTGACCTTTATGATATATATAcgtccccacggatgtttaGGTGATGTACGAGGGACATCCCTGGTTGGAGTCATATAGGCACTATTTACACTGGTGAATCAGTATAtactcattaattaataagtcgattaattcattgaatgttgtaattattttgacttGTATATTTTCGTCATTAGGATGATGTCACATTCTCGTTTCGTCTGTCACTGATGGAGGAGGGTTTACCATTGTATGCTGACATTCGCGAGTACACCAGTTTACCGGATACTAATTCCTCCTCATCATCTTTGGTTCCTCTCGCGACAGGAGATGGGGCTTCCCCAACCTCAGGACATTCAGATATACCCGTCGAGACTTttgagacacatgaggagcctattcagcctcctatTATGGAGCAACCTCTATGTCCCCCTAGAGTTCAGAGCCCACTGACCACCGATCATCCTGGAGTGAAAAACCGTACTACCTATCATGTCACCGAGGAGTGTCTCCCATCCATACCCCTTAGTATTTCCATATTAGATGCTACATTGGCGTACTGGGATGCTATGATTTTGCGTGAGATTTCGAGTTTTTGCAACAATATGTCTTcacagatgactcgattacggGATGATATGGCTCGATTacaggatcgtatgactcgtttggaggacatcgtcactctgataacgccattaattgttattattttgatttctaattctcttatgttgtgtggaaatttaatttaatctaatggaattactcaTCTTTTtacatttaggaagctttgagcatttttggagtaagttgggccaaaaagatgaaaaattggagcagacttgttaatttgaaaattctgtGATACTGACTAGacgtgggcacgtgaaatgacAATAgcagaattcaaaaattaaatctggacgtc includes:
- the LOC123226220 gene encoding UDP-glycosyltransferase 92A1-like; this translates as MSQTKEMIVMFPFMAQGHINPFLALALRIEKTNKYTIAFVNTPLNIKKLRSSIPSNSSIHLLELPFNSSDYGLPPNSENMNSLPYHLILNFFQASLSLKPDFRKLISNIIHQQNGQIPVCIISDLFLGWCEEIAQEFGVFHAIFISGGGFGYACYYSLWLNLPHRNTDSEEFVLPDFPEAPRFHVTQMTDVLRYADGSDSLSSFMRKALSQWSKADGILFNTVEGIDKLGLTYFRRKFGRQVWSVGPLLLTPGSQAQSKRDFGISEEECKNWLDKKPECSVLYVSFGSQNTIAPSQMMQLAMALEASGKNFIWAVRPPLGFDINSEFRANEWLPEGFEERIRGSGRGLLVQKWAPQVEILCHKSVSAFLSHCGWNSVLESLSHGVPMIGWPMAAEQFYNVKLLEDMIGVCVEVARGKSCEVFHEDIVAKIELVMNESEKGTEMREKTLEVKEIINNAIKDEENSKGSAIEAMDQFLNAALDLKLRGKSKGEIQQ